TGAACAAAATTCTATAGTGGAACGTAAGCATCAACATCTTCTTAGTGTTGCTAGAGCACTGTTGTTTCAATCTAGAGTCCCTATTTCATTCTGGGGTGACTGCATCTTAACTGCCACTTTCTTAATCAATAGGATTTCTGCtcctattttgaaaaatcagtCTCCTTATCAACTCTTATACAAGGAACCTGTTGACTATTCTTTCTTTCGCACTTTTGGTAGCCTCTGCTTTGCTTCTACATTGGCTGCCCATAGaacaaaatttcatcctcgtGCTGCTGCCTACGTCTTTCTTGGTTATCCTCCTAGTATGAAGGGTTACAAACTTTATGACATTACTACCAAAAATGTATTTGTATCCCGTGATGTGGTTTTTCATGAAACCATATTTCCTTTTCATTCTGTCAACTCAAATAATGATGTCATAGATCCATTTCCTAATTTAGTTTTGCCTCACTCAAGTCTTGACTCTCCTTCATTTGAACATGTTTCAAATAATGATAGTCCTTCAGCTTTGCTAGAACCTgaatttttcaactcttcttctctttatgaTGTTCTAGTTCGTAGGTCTTCTCAAATAAGTAGGCCTCCTTCTTATCTACAGGACTATCATTGCAATTTGTTGACCAACACCCCTGTTCCTGATTTGAAATCTTCCTATCCTATACACTATTACCTTTCCTATTCATCTTTGTCTGCCCCTCATAGATCCTTTCTTCTCAATGTTTCTTCTAATTTTGAGCCTCAATTTTATCGTCAAGCAGTGTCCTATCCTCACTGGAAAGATGCTATGAAGGCTGAATTGGATGCCATGCATATGACTAATACTTGATCTGTTGTTCCATTGCCTCATGATAAGTATACAATCAGCTGTAAATAGGTTTAcaagataaaatacaaatctGATGGTACAATTGAAAGGCACAAATCTCGTTTAGTTGCTAAGGGATATACCTAGCTAGAGGGATTGGACTTCTTTGATACATTCTCTCATGTTGCAAAATTAGTAATTGTTAAGATCCTTCTTGCTTTAGCTGCTATCAATAAGTGGTCTCTTGTTCAATTAGATGTCAAcaatgcatttcttaatggtgaCTTTTTTGAAGAAGTTTATATGAACCGAGCTCTTGTGTATAAGCCTCAAGTTCCTACTCCAAAACAGGGGGAGCGTTTGGTGTGTAAACTTCATAAATCCATATACGGGCTCAAACAGGCTTCTCGGCCatggttttcaaaattttccactGCCCTCATATCTCATGGTTTTCATCAATCCAAATCCAATTATTCCCTGTTTACTAAGGGTTCTGGTGTGTCCTTTGTTGCTCTCcttgtctatgttgatgacatcatTATTACGGGTTGTGATCTTTCAGCTATAGATTCTCTTAAGACTTTTCTTCATGGGCAGTTCAAACTTAAAGATCTTGGACGCTTGAGGTATTTTCTTGGCCTCGAAATTGCTCGATCTACTAAAGGTATTTTCTTCTCCCAACGGCATTACACTTTGCAATTGCTTGAGGACACTGGTTTTCTCTTAAGTAAACCTGCTACTTTACCTATGATACCAAACATTAAACTGAGTAATTTTGATGGTGATTTACTTGAGGATCCTTCGGTTTATAGACGCCTTATTGGTCGGTTGctttatttgactatttctCAGCCCGATATTACATTTGTTGTTCATAAACATAGTCAATATGTGTCTCAGCCTAGAAAAACTCATCTTGATGCTGCACATCATCTATTACAATACCTAAAGGGTACTCTCGAACaaggattattattttttgctaCTTCTTTGCAAATTTGGGCTTTTTCTGATGTAGATTGGGGGTCTTGTCCGAATTCTAGGCATTTCATTAtaggtttttgtgtttttatttgtgATTCTTCAGTCTCATGGAAGGCTAAAAAGCATAGTACGATTTCTAAATCATCTGCTGAAGCAGAATATCAGGCACTTGCCTCTACTGTTAGTGAAATATTTTGGCTCACTCAGCTTCTTTCTGATTTTCAGATTTGTCCACGTTGCATCCAACCCGGTTTTTCATGAACGCACCAAACACATTGAGATCGATTTGTCATTTTGTTCGGGACAAGCTGGCTGCTAACTTGTTCAAACTTCTCCCCATTCGTACTCAGCATCAACTGGCCGATGTGTTCACAAAACTTTTAGCCGTTGCTCAGTTGTTTACTTTGCTTTCCAAGATGGCTATTATCAATGTTCAtagtccatcttgagggggagtattacAATATTTTAGTTGTGTAGTATGTAAACTTTCGTTATAGTTAGCTGTTAGTTTTgttgtaattttgttttctttgtttgttaTTTCTGCTGCTGAACAAACAAtggcatttttgtcattttgatgtATTAGTTCTAGGAGTCTAGGAGTATTTAATAGAAAAGCTGAGACCCCGGATGGGTTAAGGAggcattttatattttcttctctctctctctctctctctctcgaatatGGTCTCTGTCTCGAATAGGGTTGCAACTATTGAGGTTATACCAAGAAGTTGAGCTTTATCAGTAGCCCAGTTATCATCATCTTCAGTTTATGTTGTATGGATGAATGCCTCACAAACCCTCCTAGACTAGTGAAACCGGTTTTTAACAAGATCAATACGGGCTACAAAGTCAGGTCTATCCCAAATTCACTTTTATTCCGCAGCAGGAGGttcaaaaattatcaattacaaaaaaccctaattttggACACAAAACTAAAAGTGAAAAAAACTGCAATCGATCACACATACAAAGAAATATAGAAAAAGGAATGGGATCTGGAAATAGTACTTGCGAAGGGCAGGGGCCATCTTATTGGTGAGAGTGCCGGCGACGATCATACAGTCGGACTGGCGGGGGCTGGGCCTAAAGATGACGCCAAAGCGATCCAAGTCGTAGCGGGAGGCGCCGGTGTGCATCATTTCCACGGCGCAGCAGGCGAGGCCGAAGGTCATGGGCCAGATGGAACCGCGGCGAGCCCAGTTCAAGAGATCGTCGACCTTCGAGATCACGTACTCCGAGGCCTTGGACAAGCCCGTCGAGGAGGCCGCAGAGGGCGGGGACGGGCGCGCGTAGGGAGCGGGCTGCGACGCCGGAGATAGAGAAGGGATGGATGTGTGGATTGCCGCCGCCGCCGCGGCCCGCTGTTGCGATGCGATTAGAGCCATTCGCTGGGAGTTTCGAACCAGAAGGGCCATGGCCGGCAgtcgcagagagagagagagagggagagagatggatCGGTGGTCGATGGCTTCAACTTCAATGACCGACTAATAGAAATAGGTCCGTTCCTACGCTTGCTGCTACGTGGTGGCCACAGGCGCCATCCGAGCATGTGCGGTTTGGTTAATTTAACcctttttattaagttttaattttttataaataaatatttcaaacatttttattaattatgcgAGAAAAATGCATTGGCAACTCTTGAGGTTTAGCCTAATTGTAGAAAATACCACTCATGTAAGTTACACCCACTTACCTTTACTATAAAATGTGTAAGACTTTGCTCCCTATTGtgatactaaatttttttttaacttgttcAATATGTCTCAAAACTATATATCCATCTTTCTTTATCTTTGATGGCAAATTTCGATTAATTGTAAATTGATCCATAGAATTTTGATGGTTGAGTATGAAATTAAACTCTTTCTATCATCGTCGAATAAACTTGTGTAACTAAGTAAGAGAAACTTGTGCaactaaataagaaaattttataaccTTATAAGCAAAatctatttcattatttttagataCTATACAatatgttgttgtaatcatTTGTTGGGAGAAAATGACTTTATCGTGTTCACCGCCGCACTAATTGCAAATAAACTTATCACATTAAATGAGtttaaatgttttaataaataattataattaaaaccTAACTTAATTTGAccaatttatcaaatatttttttatataatcaaacTATCAACCCATTCATATATCACCTCAATCCTAAAGAAGGCCATAGTAAATTATTAAcggttttaatttcaaaatccaATACCATTGGATTCGATTTAAACCCTACTGGGTTCACTtagtttttctttctccttcgcTCCATATCTTTATTTCATGGTTTGGAATTTATTTTGCCATCATGGGAACCAATTATTCCATTAAATCCATTTGGGCTCCATATGAACCCCAGTGGTTGATGGGTTTAATTGTTAGAAAAGATAATGCAAAGAATGGAGAATGAAAGTTTTGATGCACATTTGATAAAACACTGTCCTTAGGCAATTTAATTGCCCTATGATTCAACAAAGCGTGTATAAAAACTCTCAAAAGAAAGTATAAGAGACCGGAAGAAATagtaaatacttaaaaaaaataatatatgtaaaataaaacaaatccatctatttatagatgctGAGCTACTCTATATTTATACACACATTTTCACTAAAAGTAATAGTTATATCCCTTTGTTTAAAAGTAAAGAGACATACCGATTGAATTACAATCCATGAAATATATTTCTGACTTTTAGATTAAAGAGACATGACTAGCCCCAAAATACCTTTTATACAAATGATTACTTATttcaccaatatatatatatatatatatcctttgaGTTACTTCACCAAAAGATGTTTTCacacaaaattatatcttttccCCCAAAGGATATGTTTACAATATATGTTATTATGAAAATACATACCTTGTAATTACACACTTATCTTTAGTTCCATTAAACATGGCAAATTATAAAACATCAATCGTTAGGGTTTTGTGGCCACAATGGTGCATATTTGGCAATCACAAAATATTGCATTATCACCTAAAATTCCTAGAGCTCATTTTCACTACAGCACATCCGCTATAGATTATTCTAAAGCCTTGCACAATCTACAAGCTCTTTGTATAACGACCCAAACTTAGAGCAGCAATTATTAGGAAGAGTAAAAGTTCAATTTATTTAGATTAATCAAATTGAATCGATTGAATTTGTCTGTTCGattcaatttgtttttttttcttgtatttgtttgatttgattaatttttctcaaaaatttaatttttaatttttaattgaaaaaatcaaactaatcgaACTgactgaaatttaaaataatattattttaatatttataaaatgacatcgtttttttcaattttgtgtattttttattgattattttaattttcatcaattttttttctttgcgtttattcaatttaattggTTCAATTCAGTATATATAGTTTGGGTTCAATTTTTTCAGTTATTGatcaattcagtttttcaagTTAATCGATCAGTTCGAATTGATTTAACTCATCGGTTCGATTTAATCGATTAgtgaattttgattaatttggtAATCAAATTGATTATTTATACATTTCTAATTCAAGCAACACATTTcctgaaatgataaaaaatgtgagagaaataaaaaagtgacgagaaagaaatgatgggtattttgattattttattttatttttaaatggcAAAGGAACTCACTACCATTGTACAAACTTAAAAGGATATTTTTGCAATTAAGACAAATCCTTGAGGTGGttaattattacaatttactctaattgtttttatttagaagttaattttttataaattaaaaaaagggaGGCATTTGATTTCTCACATAGCCCTACAAGATAAGGGATTAGGTCAACATAGCATAGCCAACTCAATTGTGGGAAATGATTATAGTTGACATATAAAGATAATAAAtctctattaaaaaaatataacaaatctCTATTCAAAAAAAGTCTTATCTCATATATCATGCCCTCCATTTCCCATTTCTTGCACACTTTTAACTAGAGTTAAGATTATAACTTGACCATCAAATGAACTATCCCAAAGACTTTCAGGGTAATTCTTCCTTTGTGGTTACAAGAATAATTAACTTTCAATAAACACCATTAATTAGATTAGCTCAAGTGACACATTTCTCAAGCTAGGGTGGGCATACAATACAATGGTATATCCTTTAGGGGGAGAAGGGTCATGACCAtccaatctttcaattttttttttatatgtattagGTTTTCTAATccaatatttagaatttatattttttgtataactGTCTGTCCATATTTGATACTGAAGAAAAACTAAAAGTGATAGCTTTGTAAGTCCAAGACTCCAATATGATGGTAAGAAAACAATAGGTGAAGAGTTGAAATGTTAACAAAAGGTTGCACTAAAAAGACTTACTAAAGCTTAcacaaataaatattcaaaGAAAATTGATTGACCACCAATATAACATAACATGTATAAAAGCATGCAGTTGCAGCTCTTTTTgtacttaattatatattagttttttttaatatcttaacAATAAATGTCACTCTCAAATCTTAATCTTTATGCGGGAAGGGCACATGATCATCAAGTTATTCATAAAAAGtaacaaattaaattagtttttacaCATAAATTATTGGAATTACAAGTagcaacaaaatatatgtatatatatgtatatgaatggATGGATAGATATATATAGGTAGGATAGATAGGTGATTTGATGTAGAAAGGTGGAAAAAAGATGTGGAACTGAGAAAAAGTAGTGGGGAAGGCGTGAGTGTTGAAGTAGTCCCAATTAGCAAGTtcaggagaagaagaggaggaagaagaaggagaagaagaagctctCTCTTTGGGTGTGGGTATTGTCACATTCACGGCTATCTTAAGGTTGTCCACAACTCCCACATCTCTGCATTTACCCCAACCAACAACATGAGGTTGACATTATTCAAGCATTCAACCAACAACAtaacacacgcacacgcacattatatatatatagtgtgtcAATGGCAGTATTTAATAGAGATCAGTGAGATCATCCAATCAATTAATATAGACTATGTACCCAACAAATTAAGATATAGTTTAGATGtatatacgtgtgtgtgtgtgtgtgtgtgtgtacagaATATACAATTCAAATATCCTAACTTGcaaattaaatccaaataaGAAATGATAAGATAAGGGCAcaaatcccttgaaatgacaaGATAAGGGCACAAACCCCTTTGTCGTCTTGACCATTTCTTTTGCAGGTTCATTATTGAAGACACAATACAATGCAAAGTTTCAAACTTTGATTAATGATATGTggtcccaaaaaaataaaaaataaaaataaaaactgtaTCTTCTGAATTGTGGACAGatcaaattaggaaaaataattagGCCAAAATAATACAAACCAAATTCAAGTTGCAGAAGGTCGTGCATATACTTCCAACCACTAAAACCCCAACCAGGCATGACCcactcgccgccgccgccgcaacCCACCCC
The Diospyros lotus cultivar Yz01 chromosome 12, ASM1463336v1, whole genome shotgun sequence DNA segment above includes these coding regions:
- the LOC127813898 gene encoding NADH dehydrogenase [ubiquinone] iron-sulfur protein 7, mitochondrial, whose amino-acid sequence is MALLVRNSQRMALIASQQRAAAAAAIHTSIPSLSPASQPAPYARPSPPSAASSTGLSKASEYVISKVDDLLNWARRGSIWPMTFGLACCAVEMMHTGASRYDLDRFGVIFRPSPRQSDCMIVAGTLTNKMAPALRKVYDQMPEPRWVISMGSCANGGGYYHYSYSVVRGCDRIVPVDIYVPGCPPTAEALLYGILQLQKKINRRKDFLHWWTK